The proteins below come from a single Acidobacteriota bacterium genomic window:
- a CDS encoding insulinase family protein, with translation MTGRVSAEIPHVKVTLDNGLDVIVHEDHHCPIVAVNLWYHVGSKNERPGRTGFAHLFEHLMFEGSAHHPDGYFRPLQEAGAALNGSTSTDRTNYWEVVPRGALERALWMESDRMGHLLPALTQEKLDNQRDVVLNERRQRYENQPYGMVSLVLDEAHFPPDHPYHWPVIGSVEDLHAADLDHVREFFAAYYHPANASLAVAGDVGVDEAVDLARAYFGDIPAGDAPAPVVPPAVDPRERAASLLLTDRVELPRLYLTWRSPALYGEDDAELDLASEILGGGKSSRLYRALLHDRQWVTDVSAHQYSQELCGRFGVVATAVPGRALGDLDRVITDELARLAVAGPSDDELLRARNRLEADFAARRESLGGFGGRSDLLNNYNVMAGRPDFLAEDLARYARATRESVAAALGRRLDPAARIALSVVPAGASDRALDGATPVEAS, from the coding sequence GTGACCGGCCGCGTCTCGGCGGAGATACCGCACGTAAAGGTGACGCTCGACAACGGGCTCGACGTGATTGTCCACGAGGACCATCACTGTCCGATTGTCGCCGTCAACCTCTGGTACCACGTCGGCTCGAAGAACGAACGCCCCGGCCGGACCGGGTTCGCGCACCTCTTCGAGCACCTGATGTTCGAGGGTTCCGCTCACCACCCCGACGGCTACTTCCGCCCCCTCCAGGAGGCGGGCGCGGCCCTGAACGGATCGACCAGCACCGACCGGACGAACTACTGGGAAGTCGTGCCGCGCGGCGCGCTGGAGCGGGCGCTCTGGATGGAGTCGGATCGGATGGGACACCTGCTGCCGGCCCTGACGCAGGAGAAGCTGGACAACCAGCGTGACGTGGTGCTGAACGAGCGGCGGCAGCGCTACGAGAATCAGCCCTACGGCATGGTGTCGCTGGTGCTGGACGAGGCCCACTTCCCGCCGGACCATCCGTACCACTGGCCGGTGATCGGATCGGTCGAGGATCTGCACGCCGCCGATCTGGACCACGTGCGTGAGTTCTTTGCCGCTTACTACCATCCCGCGAATGCCTCGCTCGCGGTGGCCGGAGACGTGGGTGTCGACGAAGCGGTGGACCTGGCGCGGGCGTACTTCGGCGATATCCCGGCGGGGGATGCGCCGGCGCCGGTCGTTCCTCCGGCCGTCGATCCGCGCGAGCGCGCGGCGTCGTTGCTCCTGACCGACCGCGTCGAGCTTCCACGGCTCTACCTCACCTGGAGGTCGCCGGCGCTCTACGGGGAGGACGACGCGGAGCTGGACCTCGCGTCCGAAATCCTCGGCGGCGGGAAATCGTCCCGGCTGTATCGCGCGCTGCTGCACGACCGGCAGTGGGTGACCGACGTGTCGGCGCATCAGTACTCGCAGGAGCTGTGCGGCAGGTTCGGCGTCGTCGCCACCGCGGTGCCCGGCCGCGCGCTGGGCGATCTCGACCGCGTTATCACCGACGAGCTGGCGCGGCTGGCGGTGGCCGGTCCGTCCGATGACGAGCTGCTGCGCGCCCGGAACCGGCTCGAAGCGGACTTCGCGGCCCGCCGGGAATCACTCGGCGGATTCGGCGGCCGCTCCGACCTGCTGAACAACTACAACGTTATGGCGGGCCGGCCCGACTTTCTCGCCGAAGATCTGGCGCGTTACGCGCGGGCGACCCGCGAGAGCGTTGCCGCCGCCCTTGGCCGGCGGCTCGATCCGGCGGCGCGGATTGCGCTGAGCGTCGTGCCCGCCGGCGCTTCGGATCGCGCGCTCGACGGCGCGACGCCGGTGGAGGCGTCGTGA
- a CDS encoding YjbQ family protein, with product MVKTTTHELRTTGQGDMRDISGVVASAVAESGLSDGIVSICVVGSTAAVTTIEFEPGAVADFDRVLEQIAPRAGAYAHHERWGDDNGSSHVRAAMIGPSLTLPFSSGQVRLGTWQQIVVAEFDTRPRNRQVVVQMVGE from the coding sequence ATGGTCAAGACCACCACGCACGAGCTGCGGACCACGGGACAGGGCGACATGCGCGACATCTCGGGGGTGGTGGCGTCGGCCGTGGCGGAGTCCGGCTTGTCGGACGGCATCGTGAGCATCTGCGTGGTCGGCTCGACCGCCGCCGTCACCACGATCGAGTTCGAACCGGGCGCGGTCGCCGACTTCGACCGCGTCCTCGAACAGATCGCGCCGCGCGCCGGCGCCTACGCCCACCATGAACGGTGGGGCGACGACAACGGGTCGAGCCACGTGCGGGCGGCGATGATCGGACCGTCGCTCACCTTGCCGTTCAGCAGCGGGCAGGTGCGTCTCGGCACGTGGCAGCAGATCGTCGTGGCGGAATTCGATACGCGCCCGCGGAACCGGCAGGTCGTCGTGCAGATGGTGGGGGAGTAG